The genomic DNA ACCTCACGGTGGCGGTGGAAGTGGGGCTGGGGCTGGCGTGCGTGCTGTTTGTGCGGCGCATGAGCGCGCTGTTCCGCGCCGAGCGCGCGCCCACGCTCACCCCTGCCACCCCTGGCGCACCGGGGCTGGCCGTTGAAGCTGGGCCACGCCCCCGGATGGCATGGCACCTGCACGGCGCGCTGTTTTTTGGCGCGGCCGCCAAGATCGACCCCATCGTGCAGGCCGTGGAGGCCGGCCCCGAGGGCCCGGAAGTGGTGCTGAACGCGCGCGACCTGTTCGCGCTCGACACCACGGGCCTCGAAGGCCTGGAGCAGATTCTCAAGGCCGTGGGCCAGCGCGGCGGCGTGCTGTGGGTGGTGGATGCGCAGGAGCAGCCACGCTCGCTGATGGAGCGCTCGGGCTTCAGCGCCCGGATGGCCGAGCAGAACGCGGCGCAAGGCCGCAAACGCTACGAAAGCAAGAGCGAGAGCGAATAGTTCCCCCCACCGCAAGCGCCAAAGCAGTGTGACTCCAACGGCTGGGTGCGGCGCGGCTGCGAACCATGCGCGCCGTTGTCAACCTGCAGACGCCCTCAAAACGGTTTCACGATCTCAGCGCCCGCCCTTGTTCTCGGGCGCGTCCATGTCGGGGCCGATCTGCGTGCGCAGCACCGTGGCGCCGTCCGTGGTCACCACGGTGAACACCTTGGGGATGTTGGGCGGCTCGGCAAAGCGCCAGTCGTGGTGGGTTTCGCCGCTGAGCCGGTAGGGCGTGACCTTGGCCGGCTTGCCCAGGATGCGGCGCACCAGCGCCATGTCTGTGCCGGGCGTGATGCGGGCAAAGTTCTCGGGCGTGAGCACCTGGCGCACGGCCACCAGCCTGCCATCGGCACCCACGGTGATCATGTAATTGATCTGGCCGGCGGGCTGGCGGTTGTATTCGAGGGTGCGCGCGCCATC from Acidovorax sp. T1 includes the following:
- a CDS encoding outer membrane protein assembly factor BamE produces the protein MPFHFSALALAAAALSLVALAGCDAQRISELQPGVSTEADVRDRFGAPETVWDDADGARTLEYNRQPAGQINYMITVGADGRLVAVRQVLTPENFARITPGTDMALVRRILGKPAKVTPYRLSGETHHDWRFAEPPNIPKVFTVVTTDGATVLRTQIGPDMDAPENKGGR